Proteins from a single region of Fodinibius sp. Rm-B-1B1-1:
- the secE gene encoding preprotein translocase subunit SecE, which yields MDSIKEYLKDVQKEMRKVSWPDQQELVDYTIVVVVFTILLSGFIFAVDQVYSTILEAIYQ from the coding sequence ATGGATAGTATAAAAGAGTATTTAAAAGATGTGCAAAAGGAGATGAGAAAAGTCTCCTGGCCTGATCAGCAGGAATTAGTTGATTACACTATTGTAGTTGTAGTTTTTACGATTCTATTGTCAGGATTTATTTTTGCAGTTGATCAGGTGTATAGCACAATATTAGAGGCCATTTATCAATGA
- the nusG gene encoding transcription termination/antitermination protein NusG — translation MTQEDQHDWYIVRVFSNHEKKVKRYLDREIEMQGLEDKISEVLIPTETVIEIRSGKKRTREKNFLPGYIMLKTIYDEEVNNLIQGAPSTIGFLKSKNEHQPKPLRKSEVNRILGQVQDNEDMMEEGGKIEIPYDEGDVVKVIDGPFKDFDGTVQEVNTDKLKLRVLVSIFGRKTPVEVGVNQVEPAT, via the coding sequence ATGACACAAGAAGATCAACATGATTGGTATATAGTCCGTGTATTCTCTAATCACGAGAAAAAGGTAAAGCGTTATTTGGATCGTGAGATTGAGATGCAGGGTTTGGAAGACAAAATCAGTGAGGTGTTGATCCCTACTGAAACGGTTATTGAGATACGTTCTGGAAAGAAGCGTACCCGGGAAAAGAATTTTTTACCCGGATATATAATGCTTAAGACTATTTATGATGAAGAGGTAAATAACCTTATTCAAGGTGCTCCCTCAACTATTGGGTTTCTGAAGAGTAAGAATGAACATCAGCCCAAACCACTTCGAAAATCTGAAGTGAATAGAATCCTCGGACAAGTACAAGATAATGAGGATATGATGGAAGAAGGGGGTAAGATTGAAATTCCCTATGATGAAGGAGATGTTGTTAAGGTTATTGATGGTCCTTTTAAAGATTTTGATGGAACCGTACAAGAAGTTAATACAGATAAACTGAAATTACGCGTTCTTGTAAGTATTTTCGGTCGAAAGACCCCGGTTGAAGTTGGTGTGAACCAGGTAGAACCTGCAACTTGA
- the rplK gene encoding 50S ribosomal protein L11 — protein MAKKVDQVLKLQIRGGQANPAPPVGPALGQAGINIMEFCKAFNAATQEDAGTIIPVEITVYQDKSFTFITKTPPAAVLLKQAAGIKSGSGEPNRTKVGQVTWTQCKDIAEQKMKDLNAFEIENAAEMIAGTARSMGLRVLRDK, from the coding sequence ATGGCAAAAAAAGTAGATCAAGTACTTAAGCTCCAGATTCGAGGCGGGCAGGCGAATCCTGCACCACCTGTAGGACCTGCTTTAGGGCAGGCTGGAATTAATATTATGGAGTTTTGTAAGGCTTTTAATGCTGCTACACAGGAAGATGCCGGTACTATTATTCCGGTTGAAATTACGGTGTATCAGGATAAGTCTTTTACATTCATAACTAAAACTCCACCTGCTGCAGTACTGCTAAAACAAGCTGCTGGGATTAAATCCGGTTCTGGTGAACCTAATCGAACAAAGGTTGGCCAAGTAACCTGGACTCAGTGCAAAGATATAGCAGAGCAGAAAATGAAAGATCTCAATGCATTTGAGATCGAGAATGCTGCAGAGATGATTGCAGGTACTGCCAGAAGTATGGGGCTGCGAGTGCTAAGAGATAAATAG
- the rplA gene encoding 50S ribosomal protein L1, protein MAQRGKKYQEAAKLIDPELEYTLEEACDLVKKTSTVNFDASVDLDLRLGVDPRHADQMVRGSVTLPHGTGKEVRVLALVNEAKQEEAEEAGADHVGLDEYIEKIEEGWTDVDVIIATPDVMGQIGKLGRILGPRGLMPNPKSGTVTNDVADAIDEAKSGKIDFRVDKYGILHASIGRISFDASEIRENALEFMRTVMRLRPASAKGLYIRSAFMSSSMGPSIPLSRSSIISA, encoded by the coding sequence ATGGCACAACGAGGAAAAAAATACCAAGAGGCCGCAAAGCTCATAGATCCCGAGTTGGAATATACTCTGGAGGAAGCATGTGATCTTGTGAAGAAAACCTCTACGGTTAACTTCGATGCATCTGTCGATTTAGATTTACGTCTGGGAGTTGATCCCCGGCACGCCGATCAGATGGTACGTGGTTCTGTTACCTTACCGCATGGTACAGGTAAAGAAGTACGTGTATTAGCTTTGGTTAACGAAGCTAAACAAGAAGAAGCCGAAGAGGCCGGAGCAGATCATGTTGGTCTCGACGAGTATATTGAAAAAATTGAAGAAGGATGGACTGACGTTGATGTAATTATAGCTACTCCTGATGTGATGGGGCAAATAGGTAAACTTGGACGCATTTTGGGTCCACGTGGATTGATGCCTAATCCCAAGAGTGGTACCGTTACGAACGATGTTGCTGATGCAATTGATGAAGCTAAATCTGGTAAGATTGATTTCCGTGTAGACAAGTATGGTATTCTACATGCATCAATCGGACGAATTAGCTTTGATGCCAGCGAGATTCGTGAAAACGCTTTGGAATTTATGCGCACGGTAATGCGGCTCCGACCCGCTTCTGCAAAAGGATTATATATCAGAAGCGCGTTTATGAGCTCATCCATGGGCCCAAGTATTCCATTGAGTCGTTCATCTATAATTTCTGCATAA
- the rplJ gene encoding 50S ribosomal protein L10, with protein MPTLAEKKATVEQITEDLQSSGAVYITNYSGMSVKEVNNMRGEFFKGDIKYKVYKNTLVKRAMDEVGGYEDLYPHLVEQNGFAFVEEELAAPAKVIKKLFEETEKPKFKAAIIDGDYYGEDELETLAAMKSKTEVIGDIVGLLLGPVSNVVGALQAPGRNIAGALETIAEKGDE; from the coding sequence ATGCCAACATTAGCAGAAAAGAAAGCAACTGTTGAACAAATTACCGAAGATCTGCAATCTTCTGGTGCTGTTTATATCACCAATTATTCAGGCATGTCGGTAAAGGAAGTCAACAATATGCGTGGCGAATTCTTTAAAGGCGATATCAAGTATAAAGTATATAAAAATACCTTGGTAAAGCGAGCCATGGACGAAGTTGGAGGATATGAAGATTTGTATCCCCACTTGGTTGAACAAAATGGTTTTGCCTTTGTAGAAGAAGAGCTTGCCGCACCAGCAAAAGTGATTAAAAAACTATTTGAGGAAACAGAAAAGCCAAAGTTTAAGGCTGCCATCATCGACGGAGATTATTACGGTGAGGATGAGCTTGAGACACTGGCTGCTATGAAGTCTAAGACCGAAGTTATTGGAGACATTGTTGGTCTCTTGCTTGGTCCTGTTTCTAATGTTGTAGGTGCTTTACAAGCTCCCGGTCGTAACATTGCCGGAGCCCTTGAAACAATCGCTGAAAAAGGCGACGAATAA
- the rplL gene encoding 50S ribosomal protein L7/L12 has product MADVKDLAEQLVNLTVKEANELAEFLEEEYGIEPATGGAVVAAGGGEGGGEEEQTEFDVVLTGAGDKKIAVIKEVRSITGLGLKEAKELVDNAPNPIKEAVSKEEAEDLKSKLEDAGAEVELK; this is encoded by the coding sequence ATGGCTGACGTTAAAGATTTAGCTGAACAATTAGTCAACTTAACTGTAAAGGAAGCAAATGAACTTGCTGAATTTCTTGAAGAAGAATACGGCATTGAGCCTGCAACCGGAGGTGCTGTAGTAGCAGCCGGTGGCGGAGAAGGTGGCGGCGAAGAAGAACAAACTGAATTCGATGTTGTTCTTACTGGTGCCGGAGACAAGAAGATTGCTGTTATTAAAGAAGTTCGCAGCATAACTGGTCTCGGTCTTAAAGAAGCCAAGGAATTGGTTGATAATGCACCGAACCCAATTAAAGAAGCCGTCTCTAAAGAAGAAGCTGAAGACCTTAAGTCTAAGCTTGAAGACGCAGGCGCTGAAGTTGAGCTTAAGTAA
- the rpoB gene encoding DNA-directed RNA polymerase subunit beta codes for MEKIPFTDRLSFGSTEHVLDYPDFLDIQLESFSNFTQLDIAPEDRKNQGLQKIFNNNFPIQDSRETHILEFMHYSVDTPKYNIKECQERGLSYAVPLKAKLRLSAVDDDDETTETIEQEVFLGDLPWMTEKGSFIVNGSERVIVSQLHRSPGAFFGQNVHPNGTQLYNAKVIPFKGSWIEFSTDIRDVLWAYIDRKKKVPFTTLLRALGYSSDEELFNLFGGTELLEIESKKQYKKELVGRRLATDVVEEKMEEVIDDETGEVTEALNREVLLEVDHELTEDDYGMLQEAGLEKVRVQTLEPEESERDVFMNTMRKDPSHDEESALAEIYRQIRTGEMPDAETARQVLERLFFSDKKYDLGEVGRYRLNKRLKIDVDMDTRYLTPEDILAIIREIIRLKNMKAQVDDIDHLSNRRVRTIGEQISQQFSIGLARMSRTIKERMNSRDAEQLTPQDLVNARTISSVINTFFGTNQLSQFMDQTNPMATLTHKRRMSALGPGGLTRERAGFEVRDVHYTHYGRLCPIETPEGPNIGLITSLCVHSKVNDFGFLETPYRKIEDGRATKDIEYLSAEQEDETIIAQANAPIDEKGVFKNNNIFSRFRDGEVGLADPEEIHYMDVSTNQIASVAASLIPFVEHNDANRALMGANMQRQAVPLLRPEAPVVGTGLEHRAAKDSRAIITADEDGEVVYVSAKEIHVKYDRTDMEQQCYFDEGIKKYKLEKFQRTNQDTTINQTPIVEVGDKVKKGETLADGCATDQGELALGRNVLIGFVPWRGYNFEDAIVVSERVVQEDMYTSIHIEEFEQEVRDTKRGEEELTREIPNVSEDATKDLDEQGIIRTGAQISHGDILVGKITPKGETDPTPEEKLLRAIFGDKAGDVKDASLKVPPGVKGTVIDTKLFSRKRDEQISRKEEKKQVELENERHQEKIDELNSKMVDKLYTLLRDKTSPGVYDFNGIELIPKGEKYRKSDFEELDPVNINENIQWATDDELVEHVRLLFKNYRDLRREIDTEAKRRKYQIQVGDDLPPGIIQKAKVYVAKKRKLQVGDKLSGRHGNKGVIAKVVPVEDMPYMKDGTPVDICLNPLGVPSRMNLGQIYETILGWAAKKLGVKFASPIFDGASEDQVKEKMREAGLPEDGRVTLYDGRTGEPMDQKSTVGYMYILKLNHLIQDKMHARSIGPYSLITQQPLGGKAQFGGQRLGEMEVWALYAYGASSILKEMLTVKSDDVKGRSRVYEAIVKGENLPEGDVPESFKVLLREMMGLGLEVHID; via the coding sequence ATGGAGAAAATACCTTTCACCGACCGCTTATCATTTGGGAGTACCGAACATGTGCTTGACTATCCTGATTTTTTGGATATCCAGCTTGAATCGTTCAGTAACTTTACCCAATTAGATATTGCTCCTGAAGACAGAAAAAATCAAGGTCTTCAAAAGATATTCAATAACAACTTCCCTATTCAGGATTCTCGTGAAACTCATATCTTGGAGTTCATGCATTATAGCGTGGATACTCCAAAGTATAATATCAAAGAATGCCAGGAACGAGGGCTTTCGTACGCCGTACCTTTGAAGGCAAAGCTTCGTCTTTCTGCAGTTGACGATGATGACGAGACTACGGAAACTATTGAGCAGGAAGTGTTTTTAGGCGATTTGCCTTGGATGACGGAGAAGGGAAGCTTTATCGTCAATGGTTCTGAACGGGTCATTGTAAGTCAATTGCACCGATCACCAGGTGCCTTTTTTGGACAAAATGTTCACCCCAATGGCACCCAGCTTTACAACGCAAAAGTTATTCCTTTTAAGGGGTCTTGGATTGAGTTTTCTACTGATATCCGGGATGTGCTTTGGGCATATATAGATCGTAAGAAGAAGGTCCCTTTCACTACTTTATTGCGTGCTTTAGGTTACTCTTCTGATGAGGAGCTCTTCAACCTGTTTGGCGGAACGGAGCTTTTAGAAATTGAGTCAAAAAAGCAGTATAAGAAAGAGCTTGTAGGTCGTCGCCTTGCTACGGATGTCGTAGAAGAAAAGATGGAAGAAGTTATTGATGATGAGACCGGCGAAGTTACCGAGGCTCTTAATCGCGAAGTGCTTTTAGAAGTTGATCATGAGCTGACGGAAGATGATTACGGAATGCTGCAAGAAGCGGGCTTAGAAAAAGTACGTGTACAAACGCTTGAGCCTGAAGAATCTGAGCGTGATGTGTTTATGAACACGATGCGTAAAGATCCTTCTCATGATGAAGAATCTGCACTGGCTGAAATTTATCGCCAGATTAGAACAGGTGAAATGCCGGATGCTGAAACGGCTCGACAAGTGCTCGAACGTCTGTTTTTTAGTGACAAGAAGTATGATCTCGGCGAAGTTGGTCGTTATCGTCTGAATAAGCGTCTGAAGATAGACGTGGATATGGATACGCGATATCTAACACCTGAGGATATCTTGGCGATTATTAGAGAAATTATTCGCCTTAAGAATATGAAAGCTCAGGTGGATGATATTGATCACTTGAGTAACCGTCGTGTACGTACAATAGGTGAGCAAATTTCGCAACAGTTTTCTATTGGACTTGCTCGCATGTCACGTACTATTAAGGAGCGGATGAACTCCCGTGATGCTGAGCAGTTGACGCCTCAAGATTTGGTTAACGCTCGTACCATTTCATCGGTTATTAACACATTCTTTGGTACGAACCAGCTGTCGCAGTTTATGGACCAGACTAACCCGATGGCAACGTTGACGCACAAGCGACGTATGTCGGCGTTAGGACCGGGTGGTTTGACGCGAGAGCGAGCAGGGTTTGAAGTTCGTGACGTTCACTATACACACTACGGACGCCTGTGCCCAATTGAAACACCAGAGGGTCCAAATATTGGGTTGATTACCTCGCTTTGTGTGCATTCAAAAGTGAATGATTTCGGATTTCTTGAAACTCCTTATCGTAAGATTGAGGATGGAAGGGCAACAAAAGATATTGAATACCTTTCTGCCGAGCAGGAGGATGAGACGATTATTGCACAGGCGAATGCTCCTATTGATGAAAAAGGAGTATTCAAGAATAACAATATTTTCTCTCGTTTCCGTGATGGTGAAGTTGGTTTGGCTGATCCGGAAGAGATACATTATATGGATGTTTCCACAAACCAAATTGCATCGGTGGCCGCATCGTTAATTCCATTTGTGGAGCACAATGATGCGAACAGAGCTCTTATGGGAGCTAACATGCAGCGTCAGGCGGTGCCATTGCTTCGTCCCGAAGCTCCTGTAGTTGGAACTGGACTCGAACACCGTGCTGCAAAAGATTCCCGTGCAATTATTACTGCTGACGAAGATGGTGAGGTTGTTTACGTGAGTGCTAAAGAAATTCACGTAAAATATGATCGTACCGATATGGAACAGCAGTGTTACTTTGATGAGGGAATTAAGAAGTATAAGCTGGAGAAGTTTCAGCGTACTAATCAGGATACAACCATTAACCAGACACCAATTGTTGAAGTTGGTGACAAGGTTAAGAAAGGAGAAACACTTGCCGATGGTTGCGCAACGGATCAGGGTGAACTTGCTCTGGGACGTAACGTTCTTATTGGATTCGTACCTTGGAGAGGTTATAACTTTGAGGATGCGATTGTGGTAAGTGAGCGTGTTGTTCAGGAAGATATGTACACCTCAATTCATATTGAAGAATTTGAACAAGAGGTGCGTGATACGAAACGTGGTGAAGAGGAACTTACGCGTGAAATTCCGAATGTAAGCGAAGATGCTACTAAAGATCTTGATGAGCAAGGAATTATCCGTACGGGTGCTCAAATAAGTCACGGCGATATCCTTGTTGGTAAAATTACCCCTAAAGGGGAAACCGATCCTACCCCAGAAGAAAAACTTCTGCGAGCTATTTTCGGTGATAAGGCCGGTGATGTGAAAGATGCATCGCTGAAAGTGCCTCCCGGAGTTAAGGGAACGGTTATTGATACCAAGCTCTTTAGCCGTAAGCGTGATGAGCAGATTTCTCGTAAAGAGGAGAAAAAGCAGGTAGAGCTTGAAAATGAGCGTCATCAAGAAAAAATTGATGAGCTCAATAGTAAGATGGTAGATAAGCTTTATACCTTGCTGAGAGATAAAACGTCACCTGGCGTTTATGATTTTAATGGTATTGAGCTTATTCCAAAAGGTGAAAAATATCGAAAATCAGATTTCGAAGAGCTTGATCCTGTAAACATTAACGAAAATATCCAGTGGGCTACTGATGATGAATTAGTAGAACACGTGCGATTGCTCTTTAAGAATTATCGGGATCTGCGTCGTGAGATTGATACTGAAGCCAAGCGTCGTAAATATCAGATTCAGGTTGGCGATGATTTACCACCAGGAATTATCCAAAAAGCCAAAGTTTATGTTGCTAAAAAGCGTAAACTTCAAGTAGGTGATAAGCTTTCTGGTCGACACGGTAACAAGGGTGTGATCGCGAAAGTGGTACCCGTTGAAGATATGCCGTATATGAAAGATGGTACGCCGGTTGATATTTGTTTGAATCCGCTGGGAGTACCTTCTCGAATGAACCTTGGTCAGATTTATGAAACCATTCTGGGATGGGCTGCCAAAAAACTTGGTGTTAAGTTTGCATCACCCATTTTTGACGGTGCCAGCGAAGATCAGGTTAAAGAGAAAATGCGTGAAGCGGGATTACCGGAAGATGGCCGCGTAACTTTATACGATGGTCGTACCGGTGAACCGATGGATCAAAAATCTACGGTTGGATACATGTATATCCTGAAGTTGAATCACCTGATTCAGGATAAGATGCATGCCCGTTCTATTGGACCATATTCTCTTATTACACAACAGCCACTGGGCGGTAAAGCACAGTTTGGTGGTCAGCGTCTTGGTGAGATGGAGGTTTGGGCACTGTATGCATATGGTGCTTCAAGTATCCTAAAAGAGATGCTTACTGTAAAAAGTGATGATGTGAAAGGCCGTTCTCGTGTTTATGAGGCGATTGTAAAAGGTGAAAACTTGCCTGAAGGCGATGTACCAGAATCATTTAAGGTACTACTACGCGAAATGATGGGGCTTGGCCTTGAAGTTCACATCGACTAA